A DNA window from Zingiber officinale cultivar Zhangliang chromosome 3A, Zo_v1.1, whole genome shotgun sequence contains the following coding sequences:
- the LOC122052022 gene encoding bHLH transcription factor RHL1-like isoform X3, with translation MHPGTTEKQVLGKAAASLNGIAAQIPVPELHNGRGSEETFVLDVSSGHEDFLDEILSSLAAPWDASASDQQWIVGLGDDPEEGLPYAPFDESTLFANRLLQYQISGGSSSAEKAMMLPLGHDSQQQLLVAGYGNSGFPSPPLTLGRAGSIDSTNSSVVDALYCGFGGSIQHTDSANQHSLPHLKGASTPGQNFGAVIPVASPSAGSGTAPPRQKVRARRGQATDPHSIAERLRRERIAERMKDLQELVPNANKTDKASMLDEIIDYVKFLQLQVKVLSMSRLGGAAATVPLVGGSDISHEQEQTGDGLTVTEQQVAKLMEEDMGSAMQYLQGKGLCLMPISLASAISTATGVSSFPRLLSSSSSAAHRHLPSLSNPGAGDAPSSPAAAKA, from the exons ATGCATCCAGGCACGACAGAGAAGCAAGTGCTTGGCAAGGCCGCGGCGTCGCTCAATGGCATCGCTGCCCAGATCCCGGTCCCGGAGCTGCATAACGGCCGTGGATCGGAAGAGACGTTCGTTCTCGATGTATCTTCTGGTCACGAAGACTTCCTTGACGAGATCCTATCCAGTCTGGCCGCCCCCTGGGACGCCTCGGCTTCCGATCAGCAGTGGATCGTCGGGCTTGGGGATGATCCTGAGGAGGGGTTGCCATATGCTCCCTTCGACGAGTCGACGCTGTTCGCGAATCGGCTCTTGCAGTACCAGATTAGTGGTGGGAGCTCGTCGGCGGAGAAGGCTATGATGCTGCCGCTCGGCCATGATTCCCAGCAGCAGCTGCTTGTCGCAGGCTACGGAAACTCTGGGTTCCCATCCCCTCCGTTGACGCTCGGCAGGGCCGGTTCCATCGATTCGACCAATTCTAGT GTGGTTGACGCGCTTTACTGTGGtttcggtggatcgattcagcacacTGATTCAGCGAATCAACACAGTTTGCCCCATCTCAAG GGAGCGTCGACGCCGGGCCAGAACTTTGGAGCAGTCATCCCCGTCGCCTCGCCGTCCGCCGGCAGTGGCACGGCGCCACCGAGGCAGAAAGTGAGAGCGCGGAGGGGCCAAGCCACCGATCCCCACAGCATCGCCGAGAGG TTGAGAAGGGAGAGGATAGCGGAGAGGATGAAAGATCTGCAGGAGTTGGTGCCCAACGCCAACAAG ACGGACAAGGCTTCGATGCTTGATGAGATCATCGACTACGTTAAGTTCCTCCAACTGCAAGTCAAG GTTCTGAGCATGAGCAGATTAGGCGGCGCGGCCGCCACTGTGCCGCTTGTCGGCGGCAGCGACATTTCCCATGAG cagGAGCAGACCGGCGATGGGTTGACAGTGACGGAGCAGCAAGTGGCGAAGCTGATGGAGGAAGACATGGGCTCGGCGATGCAGTACTTGCAAGGGAAGGGCCTGTGCCTCATGCCCATCTCCCTCGCCTCCGCCATTTCCACTGCCACAGGCGTCTCTTCCTTCCCCCGTCTCCTCTCCTCTTCCAGCTCCGCCGCCCACCGGCATCTCCCCTCCCTCTCCAATCCTGGAGCCGGCGACGCCCCTTCCTCCCCGGCCGCCGCCAAAGCCTAA
- the LOC122052022 gene encoding bHLH transcription factor RHL1-like isoform X2 — MHPGTTEKQVLGKAAASLNGIAAQIPVPELHNGRGSEETFVLDVSSGHEDFLDEILSSLAAPWDASASDQQWIVGLGDDPEEGLPYAPFDESTLFANRLLQYQISGGSSSAEKAMMLPLGHDSQQQLLVAGYGNSGFPSPPLTLGRAGSIDSTNSSKVVDALYCGFGGSIQHTDSANQHSLPHLKGASTPGQNFGAVIPVASPSAGSGTAPPRQKVRARRGQATDPHSIAERLRRERIAERMKDLQELVPNANKTDKASMLDEIIDYVKFLQLQVKVLSMSRLGGAAATVPLVGGSDISHEEQTGDGLTVTEQQVAKLMEEDMGSAMQYLQGKGLCLMPISLASAISTATGVSSFPRLLSSSSSAAHRHLPSLSNPGAGDAPSSPAAAKA, encoded by the exons ATGCATCCAGGCACGACAGAGAAGCAAGTGCTTGGCAAGGCCGCGGCGTCGCTCAATGGCATCGCTGCCCAGATCCCGGTCCCGGAGCTGCATAACGGCCGTGGATCGGAAGAGACGTTCGTTCTCGATGTATCTTCTGGTCACGAAGACTTCCTTGACGAGATCCTATCCAGTCTGGCCGCCCCCTGGGACGCCTCGGCTTCCGATCAGCAGTGGATCGTCGGGCTTGGGGATGATCCTGAGGAGGGGTTGCCATATGCTCCCTTCGACGAGTCGACGCTGTTCGCGAATCGGCTCTTGCAGTACCAGATTAGTGGTGGGAGCTCGTCGGCGGAGAAGGCTATGATGCTGCCGCTCGGCCATGATTCCCAGCAGCAGCTGCTTGTCGCAGGCTACGGAAACTCTGGGTTCCCATCCCCTCCGTTGACGCTCGGCAGGGCCGGTTCCATCGATTCGACCAATTCTAGT AAGGTGGTTGACGCGCTTTACTGTGGtttcggtggatcgattcagcacacTGATTCAGCGAATCAACACAGTTTGCCCCATCTCAAG GGAGCGTCGACGCCGGGCCAGAACTTTGGAGCAGTCATCCCCGTCGCCTCGCCGTCCGCCGGCAGTGGCACGGCGCCACCGAGGCAGAAAGTGAGAGCGCGGAGGGGCCAAGCCACCGATCCCCACAGCATCGCCGAGAGG TTGAGAAGGGAGAGGATAGCGGAGAGGATGAAAGATCTGCAGGAGTTGGTGCCCAACGCCAACAAG ACGGACAAGGCTTCGATGCTTGATGAGATCATCGACTACGTTAAGTTCCTCCAACTGCAAGTCAAG GTTCTGAGCATGAGCAGATTAGGCGGCGCGGCCGCCACTGTGCCGCTTGTCGGCGGCAGCGACATTTCCCATGAG GAGCAGACCGGCGATGGGTTGACAGTGACGGAGCAGCAAGTGGCGAAGCTGATGGAGGAAGACATGGGCTCGGCGATGCAGTACTTGCAAGGGAAGGGCCTGTGCCTCATGCCCATCTCCCTCGCCTCCGCCATTTCCACTGCCACAGGCGTCTCTTCCTTCCCCCGTCTCCTCTCCTCTTCCAGCTCCGCCGCCCACCGGCATCTCCCCTCCCTCTCCAATCCTGGAGCCGGCGACGCCCCTTCCTCCCCGGCCGCCGCCAAAGCCTAA
- the LOC122052022 gene encoding bHLH transcription factor RHL1-like isoform X1 codes for MHPGTTEKQVLGKAAASLNGIAAQIPVPELHNGRGSEETFVLDVSSGHEDFLDEILSSLAAPWDASASDQQWIVGLGDDPEEGLPYAPFDESTLFANRLLQYQISGGSSSAEKAMMLPLGHDSQQQLLVAGYGNSGFPSPPLTLGRAGSIDSTNSSKVVDALYCGFGGSIQHTDSANQHSLPHLKGASTPGQNFGAVIPVASPSAGSGTAPPRQKVRARRGQATDPHSIAERLRRERIAERMKDLQELVPNANKTDKASMLDEIIDYVKFLQLQVKVLSMSRLGGAAATVPLVGGSDISHEQEQTGDGLTVTEQQVAKLMEEDMGSAMQYLQGKGLCLMPISLASAISTATGVSSFPRLLSSSSSAAHRHLPSLSNPGAGDAPSSPAAAKA; via the exons ATGCATCCAGGCACGACAGAGAAGCAAGTGCTTGGCAAGGCCGCGGCGTCGCTCAATGGCATCGCTGCCCAGATCCCGGTCCCGGAGCTGCATAACGGCCGTGGATCGGAAGAGACGTTCGTTCTCGATGTATCTTCTGGTCACGAAGACTTCCTTGACGAGATCCTATCCAGTCTGGCCGCCCCCTGGGACGCCTCGGCTTCCGATCAGCAGTGGATCGTCGGGCTTGGGGATGATCCTGAGGAGGGGTTGCCATATGCTCCCTTCGACGAGTCGACGCTGTTCGCGAATCGGCTCTTGCAGTACCAGATTAGTGGTGGGAGCTCGTCGGCGGAGAAGGCTATGATGCTGCCGCTCGGCCATGATTCCCAGCAGCAGCTGCTTGTCGCAGGCTACGGAAACTCTGGGTTCCCATCCCCTCCGTTGACGCTCGGCAGGGCCGGTTCCATCGATTCGACCAATTCTAGT AAGGTGGTTGACGCGCTTTACTGTGGtttcggtggatcgattcagcacacTGATTCAGCGAATCAACACAGTTTGCCCCATCTCAAG GGAGCGTCGACGCCGGGCCAGAACTTTGGAGCAGTCATCCCCGTCGCCTCGCCGTCCGCCGGCAGTGGCACGGCGCCACCGAGGCAGAAAGTGAGAGCGCGGAGGGGCCAAGCCACCGATCCCCACAGCATCGCCGAGAGG TTGAGAAGGGAGAGGATAGCGGAGAGGATGAAAGATCTGCAGGAGTTGGTGCCCAACGCCAACAAG ACGGACAAGGCTTCGATGCTTGATGAGATCATCGACTACGTTAAGTTCCTCCAACTGCAAGTCAAG GTTCTGAGCATGAGCAGATTAGGCGGCGCGGCCGCCACTGTGCCGCTTGTCGGCGGCAGCGACATTTCCCATGAG cagGAGCAGACCGGCGATGGGTTGACAGTGACGGAGCAGCAAGTGGCGAAGCTGATGGAGGAAGACATGGGCTCGGCGATGCAGTACTTGCAAGGGAAGGGCCTGTGCCTCATGCCCATCTCCCTCGCCTCCGCCATTTCCACTGCCACAGGCGTCTCTTCCTTCCCCCGTCTCCTCTCCTCTTCCAGCTCCGCCGCCCACCGGCATCTCCCCTCCCTCTCCAATCCTGGAGCCGGCGACGCCCCTTCCTCCCCGGCCGCCGCCAAAGCCTAA